The genomic region GTTAATTGTCTGGTTTTGATTCTTGAATGGTGTAATGGTGTAATCTACACTTTAAGTATGGATTGTTAAAAAGATTAGAACTTTATTGTTAACCATTCTGATTTATCATTAGGTAGTTGTCTGATTTTGATTCTTGAATGTTATAATCTGCACTTAAAGTATGGATTGTTAAAAAAACGGAACTTTATTGTTAATCATGTTGATTTATCATCAGTTGTCTGATTTTGATTCTTGTATGTTATAATCTGCACTTTAAGAACTAATCTTTGCTTGATTGTTAATCTTGATATCGAATTTGAAAGTGGGTATGAACGGTGAATAGGTAATTTGTCTAACGGAGGAACCAGTCCCAGCTATTTCCCTCCAGACGTTACATTTTATCTTCATGGAAGACCAATCGAAGCTCATAGAGTAATCTTGAGTGCCAGGTCACCCTACTTCAAGAAAAAGTTCGAAACCGATTGGAGGGACCGTAAAGAAATAAGATTCTCGAGAGAAAAGTTATCTTACCCTGCATTTTACAGCCTTGTTCACTTCTTTTACTCCGATAGACTCGAGATCGCTGTTGATGACATGGAAGATCTCGTTAGAATATGCAAAGTTTGTAAGTGCGAATCATTACAAAAGGTTATAGAAAAAGAAGTGAGGCATCAAAAGTACGCAGATTATAAATCGTTACAAGATATCGATAATTCCCAGCGACGGTATATTTTACAGGGTAGTTCGTTACCTGAGGAAGATCGTCTCCCCGCTGCCTTATCGCGTGTTCTTCAAATATCTCTTAATAATTCGATTCAAGAGGGAAAACATGAAGATGATCTTGTGTCACGATTTGGTTCGATGAaaataaatggttttgaatttgaAGATGATCTTGCGGATGTTAATATAAAAGTTGATGATAAAGTTTTTCGTTGTCATCAAGTTATTTTGGCTTCAAGATCGGAATACTTTAAAACTAGATTATCGCGTATGGAGGATTTTCTTGAAGGGAAAGATGGGTTACCTGATTACAATCTTCCGCTTATTAACGAACACGATCTTAGCATGGAAGCTTTTGAGAAGATGATAGAGTACATGTAAGcttcttcattttatttatttatttatttatgatttGTTTGTATAATGGActtaaaaaacataatttttgtGTAACGTCCTTTTGCTTCTTCACAGGTACACTGACGGTTTGAAGGATATCAACCCTGAACAGGTATTCTACATACATCTTTatagatttaaaaaaataaacaaaaaatgtCAAAAATGTAATTTTCAACTCTTAAAAAACGGTCGTTTACTGATATATTGAGCAGGCTGAAGAAATGTTTGATGCTGCTTCAAGATACTTATTATTTCCTCTTAAACGCGCGGTTGCTGATGCTCTACTACCTCATCTACAAATGGTCCCTCCTTCACAATTATGCCACTGGTTGATATTATCCGACATGTATGTTACCGTTACCGTTACCGTTACCCTGTGCTTATTTTATCAGTTCTTTGAAGTTTAATAATATCACACGTTATATTTTACGACAAAACCTTGTGTTGTTGTAGGTACGGTGTTTTGAAGATACGGGAATATTGTCTGGATATGATAGCCTGCAACTTTGAGACATTTGCAGATACTAAGGAATTCAGAGCGATGCTTCTAACGCTGCCACCGCCATCTGGTGATTCATCACTTCGTACCACTGTTCCAAATGCTCCTGGAGCGGAAATGAAGATGACAGAAGGGAACGTTCTAGATGATTTG from Helianthus annuus cultivar XRQ/B chromosome 10, HanXRQr2.0-SUNRISE, whole genome shotgun sequence harbors:
- the LOC110885999 gene encoding BTB/POZ domain-containing protein At2g04740 — protein: MSDLDDIDLNPEDFLSSVPLKKVPYGDVFEASRAGDVDRLKYLLESGVNVNARDQWDSVALYYACLAGHLDAAKMLLESGAICSEHTFDGDRCHYAALNLKVRKLLKAFEARPPPLGPLQGALRETFLGCVGNRGYLEQLDGKSQFEGNLSNGGTSPSYFPPDVTFYLHGRPIEAHRVILSARSPYFKKKFETDWRDRKEIRFSREKLSYPAFYSLVHFFYSDRLEIAVDDMEDLVRICKVCKCESLQKVIEKEVRHQKYADYKSLQDIDNSQRRYILQGSSLPEEDRLPAALSRVLQISLNNSIQEGKHEDDLVSRFGSMKINGFEFEDDLADVNIKVDDKVFRCHQVILASRSEYFKTRLSRMEDFLEGKDGLPDYNLPLINEHDLSMEAFEKMIEYMYTDGLKDINPEQAEEMFDAASRYLLFPLKRAVADALLPHLQMVPPSQLCHWLILSDMYGVLKIREYCLDMIACNFETFADTKEFRAMLLTLPPPSGDSSLRTTVPNAPGAEMKMTEGNVLDDLREKWLEVEAGELDTRDESALLFDKRLEMLMLVAQQEQSVADNE